From the genome of Triticum aestivum cultivar Chinese Spring chromosome 3B, IWGSC CS RefSeq v2.1, whole genome shotgun sequence, one region includes:
- the LOC123067523 gene encoding serine/threonine-protein phosphatase 7 long form homolog: MADDDGPWYAGLIDEWDKEHRARAIENGNHVVAMRMRGHSADGFTYDPRYEPYIRRLGLLPFVLQFKRRAPPVNHAALTALVDRWRPETHSFHLPCGELTMTLEDMAMISGLPIDGQAVTGRVSVVNWRERTGILIGVQPDDPQEGKADTARVRHSWLKLVRGDTNPCPQGANDVVVQQYAWAYLWYVLTKVVFSDATGNSALWMFLELLNNWDTQYSWGSAALAYLYRQLDLACRRKGDTSSLSGFVWSLSVWMWERIPVGRPDFKNPLMANPRGNHDGLHDDDPYRRPTLAYYWEQVTVYTGSSHVRYKCYMNELDTLTAEQVYWLPYVEDRDFDLNEMCTRDSHLWRARCPMICFFAVEWHFVDRVARQFGRRQGIPIEESKEEMLSLHR; this comes from the exons ATGGCGGATGATGATGGACCTTGGTATGCCGGATTAATCGATGagtgggataaggagcatcgtgctcGTGCCATTGAGAATGGAAAT CATGTAGTTgctatgcgcatgaggggtcatTCCGCTGATGGCTTTACTTACGACCCGCGGTACGAGCCTTATATTCGGAGATTGGGTCTTCTCCCATTCGTGTTGCAGTTTAAGCGACGCGCTCCGCCGGTGAACCACGCGGCGTTGACCGCACTTGTGGATCGTTGGAGGCCGGAGACTCACTCGTTCCACCTTCCATGTGGGGAGCTGACGATGACCCTAGAGGACATGGCTATGATAAGCGGCCTTCCTATCGACGGACAAGCTGTTACCGGTCGTGTCAGCGTCGTTAATTGGCGAGAACGGACAGGCATTTTAATTGGTGTTCAGCCCGACGACCCTCAAGAAGGCAAGGCCGATACCGCGAGAGTGAGGCATTCTTGGCTAAAACTAGTCAGAGGAGACACCAATCCGTGCCCTCAGGGTGCCAATGACGTGGTTGTGCAACAGTACGCGTGGGCCTATCTTTGGTATGTACTAACCAAGGTAGTCTTCTCAGATGCAACCGGGAACTCAGCCCTCTGGATGTTCTTGGAGCTACTCAATAACTGGGATACCCAGTATAGCTGGGGTTCGGCCGCACTAGCATATTTGTATCGTCAG CTTGACTTGgcgtgtcggaggaagggagatacATCCTCATTGTCTGGGTTTGTTTGGAGCCTATCCGTGTGGATGTGGGAGCGGATCCCGGTTGGACGGCCCGATTTCAAGAACCCCCTCATGGCAAACCCACGGGGTAATCATGACGGGTTGCATGATGATGATCCATATCGGCGCCCTACGCTTGCTTACTATTGGGAACAAGTAACAGTCTACACAGGAAGCTcgcatgtgcgatacaagtgctatATGAACGAGCTGGACACCTTGACTGCTGAGCAG GTATATTGGTTGCCTTATGTGGAAGATCGTGACTTTGATCTTAATGAGATGTGCACGCGTGATAGCCATCTTTGGCGGGCGAGGtgcccaatgatatgcttcttcgcaGTCGAGTGGCACTTTGTAGACCGTGTGGCAAGACAATTTGGAAGAAGACAAGGTATTCCAATTGAGGAGAGCAAGGAGGAAATGCTATCTCTGCATCGGTAA
- the LOC123065484 gene encoding uncharacterized protein yields MEKFKKRFYKMAVMLSCHGAQSSDVYAPGSRAARANKRHYVQNEEDIEEEVNEEEPAHQEEPTHHDEHEYDATHQEDHEYDVDAPQPSQVTQLTQGNARSKKRQSNS; encoded by the exons ATGGAG AAGTTCAAGAAGCGGTTCTATAAGATGGCAGTTATGCTTTCTTGCCATGGTGCTCAGTCCAGTGACGTGTATGCACCTGGTAGCCGCGCCGCCAGAGCTAATAAACGGCATTATGTCCAGAATGAagaggacatagaggaggaggtcaATGAAGAGGAGCCAGCACATCAAGAGGAGCCAACACATCATGATGAGCATGAGTATGATGCAACACATCAAGAGGATCATGAGTAtgatgttgatgctccacaaccatcACAGGTTACACAACTGACACAAGGCAATGCCCGCTCTAAAAAAAGGCAAAGCAATAGCTAA